GCGATCCTCGGCGAACTGGATCTGCCTGCTTCGTCGGTGCTGTTCATCGACGACAACGTGGACAACGTGGAGGCCGCCTCGAGCGTCGGGCTGCGTGCCGAGGTGTACGACCTGTCGTCCGGCGTACCGGCGCTGGTTGAGCTGTTTCGGCGTCATGGCCTGCCTGAGGTCTTGTGATGGCGTGAAGGCTGTGACATCGTCACCGGGCAGATGACAACGTAGGACAGTCCACCAGCCGCTCACTGGAGGCTCCACATGTCCGATCGCAGCCGCCGTACGCTCTCCCGCCGCAGTGCGCTTGGCCTCACCGCCGGTCTGGGGCTCGCCGCGACCGTCTCGCCGTCCCTCGCATTCGGCGCCGCACCCGCTCCGTCGGCGTACCCCAAAGGTCAGCGGCCGCGGGTGCTGAACGTGTTCGCGGAGGACTCGCTGAGCCTGCCCGAGCGGACGCTCGCGACGACTCTGCAGGGCCTGATGGCGCGGCGCGGCGGTGAGTCGCTGTACCTGAACCTGCCGACGCTCGGCTACCAGCACTGGCTCGACGGCCTGGTGTCGCAGTACGGCGTCCGGGTGCGTCCCGGAGACCTGTGGAACACCGTCAAGCGGTCCGGCGTTCCCGGATATGTTCTCTTCCGGGCGGGCACGCCGTCGGTCAACGTCGCGACCACGCTCGCCGGCGTGACGGGTGCCGTGGCGATCGAGGAAAGCCTGGAGCCACTCGCGATCCGGAACGGGTTGCGCAAGGTCCTGGATGTGCGGGACAAGGACGACCGCTGGGTGTTCGAGACGTACTGGCCCCGGCTGCGGCACGACGTCGCGGTCGAGCAGCGCGCCGACATCCCGGAGCGGCTCCGGGACTACGTCACGATGACGGGGTCGCTCGCCTTCTTCGACGGCAACTCGGAGTTCCGCGCCGAGGTGGTCGACGCGCTGGACGACGACGGCACAGTCATCGGCTGGGGCGACGCCTCGGCGGGCGAGGACGCCTTCATCGGCGTGAACTCGGCCACCGGCGTCAAAGCCCTGCCCGCCGACCACGCCCGCAACCTGTCGGTGCTCTCAGGCATCCGTGAGGACCGCCTGAGGCAGCATGTCCCGGCACAGGCTCCGACTCCGGACCCCGACGCGCATTACGTGACGTTCCTGATCACCGATGGCGACAACATCCAGTGGGCTCTCGGCGACTTCCCCACCGATCCGCGGTGGTTCGGGAGTCCGCGCCGGGGTGAGGTCGACCTCGGCTGGGGCATCTCCCCGTCGCTGATCGATCTCGCGCCGTCCGTCATGCGCTGGTTCTACGACCAGTCGCGGAAGGACCGCTGGGTGGTAGGCCCGTCCGGCGGCGGCTACATGTACCCGAGCCGCTACCCCGCCGCAGCCCTCGACAAGCACACCGCGTCCCTCGCCCGTGCCATGGGCCGGGCGGATCTGTCCGTCGCGCAGATCATCGACTTCGACGCGTTCGAGAACACCCGGCTGTGGTCGTCGTACCTCAAACGTCCCGAGATCGACGGCCTGATCTACCTCGAGTACTCGCGGTACGACGGCCTGAAGGGCAAGGTCGTGTGGTCCGAGGGCAAGCCCGTCATCTCGGCCCGCACCATGCT
This Kribbella sp. NBC_00482 DNA region includes the following protein-coding sequences:
- a CDS encoding GxGYxYP domain-containing protein; the encoded protein is MSDRSRRTLSRRSALGLTAGLGLAATVSPSLAFGAAPAPSAYPKGQRPRVLNVFAEDSLSLPERTLATTLQGLMARRGGESLYLNLPTLGYQHWLDGLVSQYGVRVRPGDLWNTVKRSGVPGYVLFRAGTPSVNVATTLAGVTGAVAIEESLEPLAIRNGLRKVLDVRDKDDRWVFETYWPRLRHDVAVEQRADIPERLRDYVTMTGSLAFFDGNSEFRAEVVDALDDDGTVIGWGDASAGEDAFIGVNSATGVKALPADHARNLSVLSGIREDRLRQHVPAQAPTPDPDAHYVTFLITDGDNIQWALGDFPTDPRWFGSPRRGEVDLGWGISPSLIDLAPSVMRWFYDQSRKDRWVVGPSGGGYMYPSRYPAAALDKHTASLARAMGRADLSVAQIIDFDAFENTRLWSSYLKRPEIDGLIYLEYSRYDGLKGKVVWSEGKPVISARTMLWEGLDGADEASVTAELNAATRNPHSTAGYSVVVWHAWSKSVDNVLSVVDGLAPHVKVIPPDTLVHMLGKHAKP